From Nitratidesulfovibrio vulgaris str. Hildenborough, a single genomic window includes:
- the gluQRS gene encoding tRNA glutamyl-Q(34) synthetase GluQRS: MSLSVLSRDGVIRGRLAPSPTGNIHLGNAWAFMLAWLAARQAGGKVLLRMEDIDPDRARPEYAEGIMADLRWLGLDWDEGPDIGGPCGPYVQSRRVQDYARVLDVLATLGAVYPCYCTRKELRTLAGAPHPGDLGAPYPGTCRNLTIEECSRKEKEGRRPAMRLRWPDGVFAFDDGLFGPQQAGGESCGGDFALRRSDGVFAYQLAVVVDDIAMGVTQVVRGADLLSCTPRQLALYSLLGAQPPAYLHVPLLLDATGERLAKRHQSLEIRALRNAGVPAANITGYLAMLAGMIPDFVPRAPKDCVGLLSTATLPTRPLVTPADILDRLKKGTSR; this comes from the coding sequence ATGTCACTTTCAGTTTTGTCTCGTGACGGCGTGATCAGGGGGCGCCTTGCCCCGAGTCCCACGGGGAACATCCATCTCGGCAATGCCTGGGCATTCATGCTCGCATGGCTGGCCGCCCGTCAGGCGGGCGGGAAGGTCCTCCTGCGCATGGAGGATATCGACCCGGACAGGGCACGGCCCGAATACGCAGAAGGCATCATGGCCGATTTGAGATGGCTCGGGCTTGATTGGGACGAAGGGCCTGATATCGGGGGACCATGCGGTCCTTACGTGCAGAGTCGCCGTGTACAGGACTACGCGAGAGTCCTTGATGTTCTTGCCACCCTTGGGGCAGTGTACCCCTGCTACTGCACACGCAAGGAGTTGCGAACGCTGGCCGGGGCTCCCCATCCCGGCGACCTCGGGGCCCCGTATCCGGGTACATGTCGCAACCTTACCATCGAAGAGTGCAGCCGCAAGGAGAAGGAAGGACGTAGGCCAGCCATGCGTCTGCGGTGGCCGGATGGTGTCTTTGCCTTCGACGACGGATTGTTCGGCCCACAACAGGCGGGCGGGGAGTCTTGTGGTGGCGATTTTGCGCTTCGCCGTTCCGATGGCGTTTTTGCCTACCAGCTTGCCGTCGTTGTCGATGACATCGCCATGGGCGTGACACAGGTGGTGCGCGGTGCCGACCTTCTTTCGTGCACTCCGCGCCAGCTTGCCCTGTATTCCCTGTTGGGTGCGCAGCCGCCAGCCTACCTTCATGTCCCCCTTCTGCTGGACGCCACAGGCGAGAGGCTTGCGAAAAGGCATCAATCACTCGAGATTCGCGCGTTGCGGAATGCGGGGGTGCCTGCGGCGAACATAACCGGATATCTTGCGATGCTGGCGGGAATGATACCGGATTTTGTGCCGCGTGCCCCGAAAGACTGCGTCGGGCTTCTTTCCACGGCGACCCTGCCTACCCGGCCACTCGTCACGCCCGCCGATATCCTCGACAGGCTCAAGAAGGGCACGAGTCGCTAG
- a CDS encoding TraR/DksA C4-type zinc finger protein — translation MADIFDQASDYEAKDREAAISAAAGRATWSGPSPDIIDGVPCCAECGEPLPEARLKALPGVGLCVDCAE, via the coding sequence ATGGCAGACATCTTCGACCAAGCCTCGGACTACGAAGCCAAAGACCGTGAGGCCGCCATCAGCGCTGCGGCGGGACGGGCAACATGGTCTGGGCCATCACCTGATATCATCGACGGCGTACCCTGCTGCGCCGAGTGTGGGGAACCCCTGCCCGAGGCGAGGCTAAAGGCTTTGCCGGGTGTGGGGCTGTGTGTGGACTGCGCCGAATAG